From one Comamonas piscis genomic stretch:
- the cysS gene encoding cysteine--tRNA ligase, giving the protein MSLRIYNTLSRALESFVPIEQGHVRMYVCGMTVYDLCHLGHARSMLAFDVVQRWLRVSGLKVTYVRNVTDIEDKIIRRAVENGETIRSLTDRMIAALHQDADALGIERPTHEPRATEYVPQMLSIISQLEEKGLAYRTEGGDVNYAVRKFAGYGKLSGKSLDELNAGERVAVQDGKQDPLDFVLWKSAKPTEPDEAKWQSSYGTGRPGWHIECSAMSCALLGETFDIHGGGADLQFPHHENEIAQSEGAHDKQLAKLWMHNGFINVDNEKMSKSLGNFFTIRDVLKRYDAETIRFFVVRSHYRSPLNYSDVHLDDARNALKRLYTALSLVAAEPVTIDWSHPSAARFKAAMDEDFGTPEAVAVLFELAAEVNRSQSSTVAGLLKALAATLGLLQADPAAYLQAGATVDAAHVEAQIALRAAAKAAKNYAESDRIRAELLAQGVELKDSAQGTTWTVVQAGA; this is encoded by the coding sequence ATGAGTTTGCGCATCTACAACACGCTTTCGCGTGCGCTGGAGTCATTTGTTCCGATTGAGCAGGGCCATGTCCGCATGTATGTATGCGGCATGACGGTCTATGACCTCTGTCATCTGGGACATGCGCGCTCGATGCTGGCGTTTGATGTGGTGCAGCGCTGGTTGCGCGTCAGCGGCCTCAAGGTGACCTATGTGCGCAATGTCACTGACATTGAAGACAAGATCATTCGCCGCGCCGTGGAAAACGGCGAGACCATCCGCAGCCTGACCGACCGCATGATTGCGGCCCTGCACCAGGATGCCGATGCGCTGGGCATTGAACGGCCCACGCATGAGCCGCGCGCTACCGAATACGTGCCGCAAATGCTGTCCATCATCTCGCAGTTGGAAGAAAAAGGCCTGGCCTACCGCACCGAGGGCGGTGATGTGAACTATGCCGTGCGCAAGTTTGCCGGCTACGGCAAGCTGTCGGGCAAGTCGCTCGATGAGCTGAATGCGGGCGAGCGCGTGGCCGTGCAGGACGGCAAGCAAGACCCACTGGATTTTGTGCTGTGGAAGAGCGCCAAGCCCACCGAGCCCGACGAGGCCAAGTGGCAGAGCAGCTATGGCACCGGCCGCCCTGGCTGGCATATCGAATGCTCGGCGATGAGCTGCGCGCTGCTGGGCGAAACCTTCGACATCCATGGCGGCGGCGCTGACCTGCAGTTCCCCCACCACGAGAACGAGATTGCCCAAAGCGAAGGCGCGCACGACAAGCAGCTGGCCAAGCTGTGGATGCACAACGGCTTTATCAATGTCGACAACGAGAAGATGTCCAAGTCCTTGGGCAACTTCTTCACGATCCGCGATGTGCTCAAGCGCTACGACGCCGAGACCATCCGCTTCTTTGTGGTGCGCAGCCACTACCGTAGCCCGCTCAATTACAGCGATGTACACCTGGACGATGCCCGCAATGCGCTCAAGCGCCTCTACACCGCGCTGAGCCTGGTGGCCGCCGAGCCGGTGACCATCGACTGGAGCCACCCGAGCGCAGCGCGCTTCAAGGCGGCGATGGACGAGGACTTTGGCACGCCCGAAGCGGTGGCCGTGCTGTTTGAGCTGGCTGCCGAAGTCAACCGCAGCCAATCGTCTACGGTGGCTGGCTTGCTCAAAGCGCTGGCTGCTACCTTGGGCCTGCTGCAAGCCGACCCTGCTGCCTACCTGCAAGCCGGCGCCACGGTGGATGCCGCTCATGTAGAGGCGCAGATTGCACTGCGAGCTGCCGCCAAGGCGGCCAAGAACTATGCGGAATCCGACCGCATCCGCGCCGAGCTGTTGGCACAAGGGGTGGAGCTCAAGGATTCGGCGCAGGGGACGACCTGGACCGTGGTGCAGGCGGGCGCTTGA
- a CDS encoding DNA-3-methyladenine glycosylase family protein has protein sequence MPGISNKPLSADDWAVACKHLARKDRVMRRLVPLYAREMLRREADGFALLMRSVVWQQLSETSARQLWKRLMAVPGATTPKGLLALSDEAAKAMRLPQRKLGYLRDLAAWFVQEPKDALSWVHMDDDAVIEQLMAQRGLARWGAEMFLLFHLGRPNVLAIDDAALLQGISDHYFSGEAVSRSDAREVAQAWQPWASVAAWLIWRSQNAMPLGQDAD, from the coding sequence ATGCCTGGTATCAGCAACAAGCCGCTGTCAGCGGACGATTGGGCCGTCGCCTGCAAACACCTGGCCCGCAAGGACCGGGTGATGCGCCGGCTGGTGCCTCTGTACGCCAGGGAGATGCTGCGCCGCGAAGCCGATGGCTTTGCGTTGCTGATGCGCTCCGTCGTGTGGCAGCAGCTGTCCGAAACATCAGCGCGGCAGTTGTGGAAACGGCTGATGGCCGTGCCGGGAGCCACCACGCCCAAAGGCTTGCTGGCGCTCAGCGATGAGGCGGCCAAGGCCATGCGCCTGCCGCAGCGCAAGCTGGGCTATCTGCGCGATTTGGCCGCCTGGTTTGTGCAAGAGCCCAAGGACGCGCTGTCCTGGGTGCATATGGATGATGACGCTGTCATCGAGCAGCTGATGGCGCAGCGCGGTTTGGCCCGTTGGGGCGCCGAGATGTTTTTGCTGTTCCACCTGGGGCGGCCCAATGTGCTGGCCATTGATGATGCAGCGCTGCTGCAGGGCATCAGCGACCATTATTTTTCGGGTGAGGCAGTCAGCCGCAGCGATGCGCGCGAGGTGGCCCAGGCCTGGCAGCCCTGGGCCAGCGTGGCGGCCTGGCTGATTTGGCGGTCCCAAAATGCCATGCCACTGGGGCAGGATGCAGATTGA
- a CDS encoding acetyl-CoA carboxylase carboxyltransferase subunit alpha, translated as MAKRTFLDFEQPIAELETKIDELRYVQSESAVDISEEIDQLSKKSQQLTKDIYSELSPWQITKIARHPERPYTLDYVNEIFTDFVEMHGDRHFADDLSIVGGLARFNGNACMVVGHQKGRDTKERTLRNFGMSKPEGYRKALRLMKTAEKFKLPVFTFVDTPGAYPGIEAEERGQSEAIGRNIYEMAQLEVPIISTIIGEGGSGGALGISVADQVLMLQYSVYSTISPEGCASILWKTSEKAQEAADAMGITAHRLKALGLIDKIIHEPVGGAQRDHKQMAALLKRGLSDAFRQLADLKPAELLDRRYARLQSYGRFSDTKAEN; from the coding sequence TTGGCGAAAAGAACCTTCCTGGATTTCGAGCAACCGATTGCGGAGCTGGAAACCAAAATTGATGAACTGCGCTATGTGCAAAGCGAAAGCGCAGTCGATATCTCTGAAGAGATTGACCAGCTCAGCAAGAAAAGCCAGCAGCTGACCAAGGACATCTACAGCGAACTCTCACCCTGGCAGATCACCAAGATCGCGCGCCATCCCGAGCGTCCTTACACCCTGGACTATGTCAACGAGATCTTTACCGATTTCGTCGAGATGCATGGCGACCGGCACTTTGCCGATGACCTGTCCATCGTGGGCGGCCTGGCGCGCTTCAATGGCAATGCCTGCATGGTGGTGGGCCACCAAAAGGGCCGCGACACCAAGGAGCGCACCTTGCGCAACTTTGGCATGAGCAAGCCCGAGGGCTACCGCAAGGCGCTGCGCCTGATGAAGACCGCCGAGAAGTTCAAGCTGCCGGTGTTCACCTTTGTCGATACGCCTGGCGCCTACCCCGGTATTGAGGCTGAAGAGCGCGGCCAGTCCGAAGCCATTGGCCGCAATATCTACGAAATGGCGCAGCTGGAAGTGCCGATCATCTCCACCATCATCGGTGAAGGTGGCTCGGGCGGCGCGCTGGGTATCTCGGTGGCCGACCAGGTGCTGATGCTGCAGTACTCGGTGTACTCGACCATCAGCCCTGAAGGCTGTGCCTCCATTCTGTGGAAGACCAGCGAGAAGGCCCAGGAAGCGGCTGATGCCATGGGCATCACCGCGCACCGCCTCAAGGCCTTGGGCCTTATCGACAAGATCATCCATGAGCCGGTGGGCGGCGCCCAGCGCGACCACAAGCAAATGGCAGCGCTGCTCAAGCGTGGCCTGAGCGATGCCTTCCGCCAGCTGGCCGACTTGAAGCCTGCCGAGCTGCTCGACCGCCGTTATGCCCGTCTGCAAAGCTATGGCCGTTTCTCGGACACCAAAGCAGAAAACTGA
- the tilS gene encoding tRNA lysidine(34) synthetase TilS, producing the protein MAEPAIAAALNGWQPALPLAVAYSGGADSTALLWACLQRFPGQVQAIHINHGLQAAASVFEAHCRAQCAAWAVPLQVVAVNAHAQPGQSPEDAARIARYQALAQAALAVAEGGEGGIQTMALAQHADDQVETVVLALSRGAGVAGLAGMRPQWARAGLHWARPYLVLGSAQIRADLTALGISWVEDPTNSDTRYTRNRIRNQVMPGLAQAFPQIAQTVARSSANAAQAAELLDDLAQIDLQATGAPPRIRALQKLTEARMTNVLRYWLRTVHGQTPSAAQLAQLLLQLQRCTTRGHQIHIKVGRGYIQRHRDVIDWYNPPVLV; encoded by the coding sequence ATGGCTGAGCCCGCTATTGCTGCAGCGCTGAACGGCTGGCAGCCCGCCTTGCCGCTGGCCGTTGCCTACAGCGGCGGTGCCGATTCCACCGCCTTGCTCTGGGCCTGCCTGCAGCGCTTTCCCGGCCAGGTGCAGGCCATCCACATCAACCACGGGCTGCAGGCAGCGGCTAGCGTTTTTGAGGCGCATTGCCGCGCCCAATGTGCTGCTTGGGCTGTGCCCTTGCAGGTGGTGGCGGTGAATGCCCATGCGCAACCCGGCCAAAGCCCGGAGGATGCAGCGCGCATTGCCCGCTACCAGGCGCTGGCCCAGGCTGCATTGGCGGTTGCTGAAGGCGGGGAGGGCGGTATCCAGACCATGGCGCTGGCCCAGCATGCCGATGACCAGGTGGAGACCGTCGTGCTGGCGCTGTCACGCGGTGCCGGCGTTGCCGGTTTGGCAGGCATGCGTCCGCAGTGGGCGCGGGCGGGGCTGCATTGGGCGCGGCCTTACCTGGTGCTGGGCAGCGCGCAAATCCGTGCTGATTTGACTGCATTGGGTATCAGCTGGGTGGAAGACCCCACTAACAGCGACACCCGCTACACGCGCAACCGCATTCGCAACCAAGTGATGCCCGGCTTGGCGCAAGCCTTTCCGCAGATCGCGCAGACGGTAGCACGCAGCAGCGCCAATGCGGCTCAAGCGGCCGAGCTGCTCGATGACCTGGCGCAGATCGACCTGCAGGCCACCGGCGCGCCGCCGCGCATCCGCGCGCTGCAGAAGCTGACCGAGGCGCGCATGACCAATGTGTTGCGCTACTGGCTGCGCACGGTCCATGGCCAAACCCCCAGCGCTGCGCAGCTGGCGCAACTGCTGCTGCAACTTCAGCGCTGCACCACGCGGGGCCACCAAATCCATATAAAAGTGGGCCGTGGGTATATACAGCGCCACAGAGATGTCATCGATTGGTACAATCCGCCAGTTTTGGTCTGA
- a CDS encoding aspartate kinase, whose amino-acid sequence MALIVHKYGGTSMGSPERIRNVAKRVAKWARAGHQMVVVPSAMSGETNRLLGLASELAPSRADKSYYRELDMLAATGEQASSALLAIALQAEGMPSVSYAGWQVPVRTDDSYTKARIESIDDQRVRADLDAGRVVIVTGFQGIDANGNITTLGRGGSDTSAVAVAAALKAAECLIYTDVDGVYTTDPRVVSAAQRLKTVSFEEMLEMASLGSKVLQIRSVEFAGKYKVPMRVLSSFTPWDIALDEEAKSGTLITFEEDEKMEKALVSGIAFNRSEAKISVRGVPDTPGIAYQILGPVADANIDVDVILQNIGKDGKTDFSFTVNQGDFNRTVELLREEVLPKLGADEVIGNPNICKVSIVGIGMRSHVGVASTMFRALAEEGINIQMISTSEIKTSVVIDEKYLELAVRALHTAFGLDSEEVSKSA is encoded by the coding sequence ATGGCACTGATCGTTCATAAGTACGGCGGCACGTCGATGGGCTCCCCCGAGCGCATCCGCAATGTCGCCAAACGCGTCGCCAAGTGGGCAAGGGCTGGCCACCAGATGGTGGTGGTGCCTAGCGCCATGAGTGGCGAAACCAACCGTCTGTTGGGCCTCGCCAGTGAGCTGGCACCCAGTCGCGCAGACAAATCCTATTACCGCGAGTTGGACATGCTGGCCGCTACCGGCGAGCAGGCTTCGTCCGCCTTGCTGGCCATTGCGCTGCAGGCCGAAGGCATGCCCTCGGTGAGCTACGCCGGCTGGCAAGTGCCGGTGCGTACCGACGACAGCTACACCAAGGCACGCATTGAGTCGATCGACGACCAGCGCGTGCGGGCCGATCTGGATGCCGGCCGCGTGGTCATCGTGACGGGCTTCCAGGGTATTGATGCCAACGGCAATATCACCACCCTGGGCCGTGGTGGTTCGGACACCTCGGCTGTCGCCGTGGCCGCTGCCCTCAAGGCCGCTGAATGCCTGATCTACACCGACGTTGATGGTGTCTACACCACCGACCCACGCGTGGTGTCGGCCGCGCAGCGCCTCAAAACCGTCAGCTTTGAAGAAATGCTGGAGATGGCGAGCCTGGGCTCCAAGGTGCTGCAGATCCGCTCGGTGGAATTTGCCGGCAAGTACAAAGTGCCAATGCGTGTGCTGTCCAGCTTCACGCCCTGGGATATTGCATTGGATGAAGAGGCCAAATCCGGCACTCTGATCACATTTGAGGAAGACGAAAAGATGGAAAAGGCCCTCGTATCGGGCATCGCTTTCAACCGCAGCGAAGCCAAAATCTCCGTCCGTGGCGTGCCAGACACCCCCGGCATTGCCTACCAGATCCTGGGCCCGGTGGCAGACGCCAACATCGATGTGGACGTGATCCTGCAAAACATCGGCAAGGACGGCAAGACCGACTTCAGCTTCACCGTCAACCAGGGCGACTTCAACCGCACCGTTGAGCTGTTGCGCGAAGAAGTGCTGCCCAAGCTGGGTGCTGATGAAGTCATCGGCAATCCCAACATCTGCAAGGTGAGCATCGTCGGTATCGGCATGCGCAGCCACGTGGGCGTCGCATCGACCATGTTCCGCGCGCTGGCCGAAGAGGGCATCAACATCCAGATGATCTCCACCTCCGAAATCAAGACCTCGGTCGTGATCGACGAGAAGTACCTGGAGCTGGCCGTTCGTGCACTGCACACCGCATTTGGTCTGGATTCTGAAGAAGTTTCCAAATCGGCCTAA
- a CDS encoding ArsR/SmtB family transcription factor → MQEVNVIRSLSALAHEARLRVFRALVVAGAEGLTPSALAEQLGIAPNALSFHLKELFHADLVSQERHGRNVLYRAAFPVMNDLLAYLTENCCQGAVCLDATATSCDC, encoded by the coding sequence ATGCAAGAAGTAAACGTCATCCGCTCACTCTCCGCTCTAGCTCATGAGGCCCGATTGCGCGTATTTCGCGCCCTTGTGGTGGCCGGTGCCGAAGGCCTGACGCCTAGCGCATTGGCTGAACAGCTCGGGATCGCACCGAACGCACTGTCCTTTCATCTCAAAGAGCTTTTCCATGCTGATCTGGTTAGCCAAGAACGGCATGGGCGAAATGTGCTCTATCGCGCAGCATTCCCCGTCATGAATGACCTTCTGGCATATCTCACCGAAAACTGCTGTCAAGGCGCGGTTTGCCTTGATGCCACAGCAACTTCATGTGACTGCTAG
- a CDS encoding arsenate reductase ArsC gives MHDQKAPLNVLFLCTHNSARSILAEALLNDMGQGRFKAYSAGSSPRENQQPNPQALQVLQMAGVSVEGLRSKSWDEFAVPSAPHMDLIITVCDNAAGEVCPFWPGHPATAHWGYRDPYEGGAPVDAKLEAFRQTMHMIRHRLELLVNLPTQKLEQAVLQTTARELSAH, from the coding sequence ATGCATGATCAAAAAGCTCCGCTGAACGTATTGTTCCTATGCACGCACAACTCAGCTCGCAGCATCTTGGCTGAAGCCCTGCTGAACGATATGGGGCAGGGCCGCTTCAAGGCTTACTCAGCAGGAAGCAGTCCCCGAGAGAATCAGCAACCTAATCCACAAGCTCTCCAAGTGCTTCAAATGGCAGGAGTGTCAGTGGAAGGTCTGCGCAGCAAGAGCTGGGATGAATTTGCAGTGCCCAGCGCACCACACATGGACTTGATCATCACCGTCTGTGACAACGCTGCAGGGGAAGTTTGCCCGTTCTGGCCTGGTCATCCCGCCACAGCCCATTGGGGCTACCGGGACCCATATGAAGGTGGTGCCCCTGTTGACGCGAAGCTGGAAGCTTTCCGCCAGACCATGCACATGATCCGTCATCGCCTGGAATTATTGGTAAACCTTCCGACCCAAAAGCTGGAGCAAGCAGTGCTGCAGACAACGGCGCGAGAGCTTTCGGCACACTAA
- a CDS encoding arsenic transporter: MLTAILIFIFTLTLVIWQPRGLGIGWSALIGSGTALLLGVVHFADIPIVWQIVWNATGTFVAVIIISLLLDEAGFFEWAALHFARWGGGSGVKLFALIVLLGAAVSAIFANDGTALILTPIVMAMLVALGFSPAATLAFVMAAGFIADTASLPLIVSNLVNIVSADFFKIGFNDYASVMVPVNIVSVLASLGVLLLFFRRDIPSSYDVGQLKQPSAAIKDLATFRAGWVVLILLMVGFFALEPLGVPVSAVAAAGAAILLAVAARGHVISTKKVLHGAPWQIVVFSLGMYLVVYGLRNAGLTDYIAILLNQFAAGGIWTASLGTGVLSAVLSSIMNNMPTVLIGALSIDASTASGVVKEAMVYANVIGCDLGPKITPIGSLATLLWLHVLAKKGTTIGWGYYFKVGAVLTMPVLLITLAALALRLSVAS; this comes from the coding sequence ATGTTGACGGCTATCCTGATTTTCATCTTCACACTCACGCTGGTTATCTGGCAGCCACGCGGACTAGGTATTGGCTGGAGCGCCTTGATTGGTTCCGGTACCGCGCTTCTGCTGGGAGTCGTGCACTTTGCTGATATTCCTATAGTCTGGCAAATTGTCTGGAATGCCACGGGGACCTTTGTCGCCGTCATCATCATCAGCCTTTTGCTCGATGAAGCTGGTTTCTTCGAATGGGCAGCATTGCATTTTGCGCGATGGGGCGGCGGCAGTGGCGTCAAGCTATTTGCTCTCATAGTGCTTTTGGGAGCCGCCGTCTCTGCTATTTTTGCCAATGATGGAACGGCCCTGATCCTCACGCCCATAGTGATGGCTATGCTTGTAGCGCTGGGCTTTTCTCCAGCAGCAACGCTAGCGTTTGTTATGGCTGCCGGTTTTATTGCGGACACTGCGAGCCTGCCGCTGATCGTCTCCAATCTGGTGAACATCGTATCCGCCGACTTTTTCAAAATCGGCTTCAACGACTATGCATCGGTGATGGTGCCGGTCAACATCGTATCGGTCCTGGCTAGCCTCGGCGTGCTGTTGCTCTTTTTCCGGCGCGATATTCCTTCTTCCTACGACGTGGGCCAGCTCAAGCAGCCCTCTGCTGCCATCAAGGATCTGGCCACGTTCCGGGCTGGCTGGGTCGTGCTGATCTTGCTTATGGTGGGCTTCTTCGCGCTGGAGCCACTGGGCGTTCCCGTCAGTGCCGTAGCTGCCGCAGGAGCCGCGATCTTGCTGGCGGTGGCTGCGCGTGGCCATGTCATCAGCACGAAGAAAGTGCTCCATGGCGCTCCGTGGCAGATCGTGGTGTTCTCGCTGGGCATGTACCTGGTTGTCTACGGACTGCGCAACGCGGGCCTCACAGATTACATCGCCATCCTGCTGAATCAATTTGCAGCCGGTGGTATATGGACCGCATCGCTGGGCACAGGAGTGCTCTCTGCAGTACTGTCCTCCATCATGAACAACATGCCCACGGTGCTGATCGGAGCCTTGTCCATCGATGCGTCTACGGCTAGCGGGGTAGTTAAGGAAGCCATGGTGTACGCCAATGTGATTGGCTGCGATCTTGGCCCCAAGATCACGCCTATTGGCAGCCTGGCCACATTGCTTTGGCTCCATGTGCTCGCCAAGAAGGGCACGACCATTGGCTGGGGCTACTACTTCAAAGTCGGTGCGGTGCTGACCATGCCCGTGCTGCTCATCACACTTGCAGCGCTGGCCCTGCGGCTCAGCGTGGCCTCATAA
- the arsC gene encoding arsenate reductase (glutaredoxin) (This arsenate reductase requires both glutathione and glutaredoxin to convert arsenate to arsenite, after which the efflux transporter formed by ArsA and ArsB can extrude the arsenite from the cell, providing resistance.) encodes MSDITIYHNPACGTSRNVLALIRNSGEEPTVVEYLKTPPDRTTLVGLIQAIGTPVRDVMRQKGTPYDEFGLGELKWTDEQLIDFMLQHPILINRPIVVTPLGTRLCRPSEAVLDILPQPQQTAFSKEDGEAVIDSKGNRIGKL; translated from the coding sequence ATGAGCGACATCACGATTTACCACAACCCTGCTTGCGGCACCTCCCGCAATGTCCTAGCACTGATCCGCAACAGCGGAGAGGAGCCCACGGTCGTTGAGTACCTCAAAACGCCTCCTGACCGCACCACGTTGGTGGGCCTGATCCAGGCCATTGGAACTCCGGTGCGGGATGTGATGCGTCAAAAAGGCACGCCGTACGACGAATTTGGCTTGGGCGAGCTCAAATGGACGGATGAGCAATTGATTGATTTCATGCTCCAGCACCCCATCCTGATAAATCGTCCGATCGTAGTCACCCCTTTGGGGACTCGATTGTGCCGCCCCTCGGAGGCTGTTCTGGACATCCTGCCGCAGCCTCAACAGACCGCATTCTCCAAAGAAGACGGGGAAGCCGTCATCGACTCGAAAGGAAATCGAATTGGCAAGCT